The Amycolatopsis mongoliensis genome includes a window with the following:
- a CDS encoding IclR family transcriptional regulator domain-containing protein, translating into MPREGTGPDFIEALARGLEVITAFEPHRPEMTLAEVATAAGLARPTARRILLTLEELGYVRAGGRGYALTPRVLGLGVAYVRSMGLWDIARPHLERLVARTNESCSIAQLDGSDIVYVARVAVPKIVGLSVQIGTRFPALPTSLGKVQLAALPPDELEVVLAQPTRSGLVPRWQPDRVERDAELREVRARGWALTDEQLALGIRSVAAPLRDGSGRVIAGVNVNCHAAETPVERLLEHHLPLLLQAAGEISADFARLHDVPHVTVPAVS; encoded by the coding sequence ATGCCACGCGAGGGAACGGGTCCCGACTTCATCGAAGCGCTGGCGCGCGGGCTCGAGGTGATCACCGCGTTCGAGCCGCACCGGCCGGAGATGACGCTGGCCGAGGTGGCGACCGCCGCCGGCCTGGCCCGCCCGACCGCGCGCCGGATCCTGCTCACCCTGGAAGAGCTCGGGTACGTCCGCGCCGGCGGGCGCGGCTACGCCCTGACCCCGCGCGTGCTCGGCCTCGGCGTCGCCTACGTGCGCTCGATGGGCCTGTGGGACATCGCCCGGCCGCATCTGGAACGCCTGGTGGCGCGCACGAACGAGTCGTGCTCGATCGCCCAGCTCGACGGCTCCGACATCGTCTACGTCGCCCGGGTCGCAGTGCCGAAGATCGTCGGGCTGAGCGTCCAGATCGGCACCCGATTCCCCGCCCTGCCGACGTCGCTGGGCAAGGTCCAGCTCGCCGCCCTGCCGCCGGACGAGCTGGAGGTGGTGCTGGCCCAGCCGACCCGCTCCGGGCTGGTCCCGCGCTGGCAGCCGGACCGGGTCGAGCGCGACGCCGAGCTGCGCGAGGTCCGCGCCCGCGGCTGGGCGCTCACCGACGAGCAGCTCGCGCTGGGCATCCGCTCGGTGGCCGCGCCGCTGCGGGACGGCTCGGGCCGGGTGATCGCCGGGGTCAACGTCAACTGCCACGCCGCCGAGACGCCGGTGGAGCGGCTCCTGGAGCACCACCTGCCGCTGCTGCTGCAGGCCGCCGGGGAGATCAGCGCCGACTTCGCGCGGCTGCACGACGTCCCGCACGTGACCGTGCCCGCGGTGTCTTGA
- a CDS encoding FtsX-like permease family protein, protein MTKPWRAAPKAALSSPLTLIVAAVTSLLACFLGTAAILQASAAGGATIAYQTGITCPDSYGPGFGKGNIPVQDIPALTGAVQRHAPAHGFGPPVVGQYTTVLPGTQFNGDPNYKIRLAYRDQAGLDNLTLQQGTRAPGLWLGNVVADAEHIGVGTKPSIQGIGLPPVTGIYRDLLDPPPRWWCSQQSGAVVDRLANDPIDSIVFATDRKTFDDTVKALGLTRLQYFHISFYEPAPTTLSAAEDLLQRSRDLIADVRADLTAQGLGNLVAADVPTFDRSVQIARQAQDNVFVSILPLALISVLVGCAGLGTVALQWYQRRHAQLRLLAARGSGPGALGGLAVAELGLPILLGGALGAVAARLLLGVYGPPGTPDPEAELRAGAVAAGVLVVSFALLALVVAVRAHREFELGRIRREGNRMRLLGYFPWELATAGMAWLGWTRLAHYSTGSRLGNPLPQVDPLALTYPVFVVLTVGLLTARLAWLALHASHRTRIWSRPALQLAIRRLAGARAPVTGVLVIGTLAIGTLATGIGIANGQEAALDTKSSIFVGSNARLDTDSPIGMGTVPMPAALAGTSTVVGELTGTGSVVLVVDPATFTQGAAVGDIPAGDLDALLRQISQPDPKGTPVIRIGHTAKQRPQLPDGLRDAVPVADLPVFPMVGTSPGYIVSRTALDHGQLDRIPKWSVLTTATMADATAALRAAGVFIPNRTSRETALDGLPFFVVSWTFSFVALLGAVLGVVAILALLVAVEVRRRQNALAGALVLRMGMRPRTLLASHLMELGALSGLAIIVGVVCGISVAGLSVPRFDPATFLAPRSELPDPLPFVLTVLAVGVLVVGLAGWIAVRSVRTARTAELIRA, encoded by the coding sequence GTGACCAAGCCGTGGCGTGCGGCCCCGAAGGCCGCCCTCTCCAGCCCGCTCACACTGATCGTCGCGGCGGTGACCTCACTGCTCGCCTGCTTCCTCGGCACCGCCGCGATCCTGCAGGCCTCCGCGGCCGGCGGCGCGACGATCGCCTACCAGACCGGGATCACCTGCCCCGACAGCTACGGACCCGGGTTCGGCAAGGGCAACATCCCCGTCCAGGACATCCCGGCACTGACCGGCGCGGTGCAGCGCCACGCACCCGCGCACGGCTTCGGCCCGCCGGTCGTCGGCCAGTACACCACCGTCCTGCCCGGCACCCAGTTCAACGGCGACCCGAACTACAAGATCCGCCTCGCCTACCGCGACCAGGCCGGTCTGGACAACCTGACGCTCCAGCAGGGCACCCGCGCGCCGGGGCTGTGGCTGGGCAACGTCGTCGCCGACGCCGAGCACATCGGCGTCGGGACGAAACCCAGCATCCAGGGCATCGGGCTGCCGCCGGTCACCGGCATCTACCGCGACCTGCTCGACCCGCCGCCGCGCTGGTGGTGCTCGCAGCAGTCCGGCGCCGTCGTCGACCGGCTGGCCAACGACCCCATCGACTCGATCGTCTTCGCCACCGACCGCAAGACCTTCGACGACACCGTCAAGGCCCTCGGCCTGACCAGGCTGCAGTACTTCCACATCTCGTTCTACGAACCGGCGCCGACCACGCTCAGCGCGGCCGAAGACCTCCTGCAGCGCTCCCGCGACCTCATCGCCGACGTCCGCGCGGACCTCACCGCCCAGGGGCTCGGGAACCTGGTCGCCGCCGACGTCCCGACGTTCGACCGTTCGGTGCAAATCGCCCGCCAGGCCCAGGACAACGTGTTCGTCTCGATCCTGCCGCTCGCGCTGATCAGCGTCCTGGTCGGCTGCGCCGGCCTCGGCACCGTCGCCCTCCAGTGGTACCAGCGCCGGCACGCGCAGCTGCGGCTGCTCGCCGCCCGCGGCAGCGGCCCCGGCGCCCTCGGCGGCCTCGCCGTCGCCGAACTGGGCCTGCCGATCCTGCTCGGCGGCGCCCTCGGCGCGGTCGCGGCCCGGCTGCTGCTCGGCGTGTACGGCCCACCCGGCACCCCCGACCCCGAAGCGGAGCTGCGCGCCGGTGCCGTCGCGGCGGGCGTGCTGGTCGTGTCGTTCGCGCTGCTGGCCCTGGTCGTCGCCGTCCGGGCCCACCGGGAGTTCGAACTCGGCCGCATCCGCCGCGAAGGCAACCGGATGCGGCTGCTGGGCTACTTCCCGTGGGAGCTCGCGACGGCCGGCATGGCGTGGCTCGGCTGGACCCGCCTGGCCCACTACAGCACCGGCTCACGGCTCGGAAATCCATTACCCCAGGTCGACCCGCTGGCCCTGACCTACCCGGTGTTCGTCGTGCTGACCGTCGGCCTGCTGACCGCCCGGCTGGCGTGGCTGGCCCTGCACGCGTCCCACCGGACGCGGATCTGGTCGCGCCCGGCACTGCAGCTGGCGATCCGGCGGCTGGCCGGCGCCCGCGCCCCGGTGACCGGCGTCCTGGTCATCGGCACCCTCGCCATCGGCACGCTGGCCACCGGCATCGGCATCGCCAACGGCCAGGAAGCCGCGCTCGACACGAAGTCGTCGATCTTCGTCGGCAGCAACGCCCGCCTCGACACCGACAGCCCGATCGGGATGGGCACCGTCCCGATGCCCGCCGCACTGGCCGGCACCAGCACCGTCGTCGGCGAGCTGACCGGCACCGGCAGCGTCGTGCTGGTGGTCGACCCCGCGACCTTCACCCAGGGCGCCGCCGTCGGCGACATCCCGGCCGGCGACCTCGACGCGCTGCTGCGGCAGATCTCGCAACCGGACCCGAAGGGCACCCCGGTGATCCGCATCGGCCACACCGCCAAGCAGCGCCCGCAACTGCCGGACGGACTGCGCGACGCCGTCCCGGTCGCCGACCTGCCGGTGTTCCCGATGGTCGGCACCTCACCCGGCTACATCGTCTCCCGCACCGCGCTCGACCACGGGCAGCTGGACCGGATCCCGAAGTGGAGCGTCCTCACGACCGCGACGATGGCCGACGCCACCGCCGCACTGCGCGCCGCGGGCGTGTTCATCCCGAACCGGACCAGCCGCGAAACCGCCCTGGACGGCCTGCCGTTCTTCGTCGTGTCGTGGACGTTCTCGTTCGTGGCGCTGCTCGGCGCGGTCCTCGGGGTCGTGGCGATCCTCGCGCTGCTGGTGGCGGTCGAGGTCCGGCGGCGGCAGAACGCCCTCGCCGGAGCGCTCGTGCTGCGCATGGGCATGCGCCCGCGGACGCTGCTGGCGAGCCACCTGATGGAACTGGGCGCCCTCAGCGGACTGGCGATCATCGTCGGCGTCGTGTGCGGGATCTCGGTGGCGGGACTGTCGGTGCCGCGGTTCGACCCCGCGACCTTCCTCGCCCCACGCTCGGAACTGCCCGACCCGCTGCCGTTCGTGCTGACCGTTCTCGCCGTCGGCGTCCTGGTCGTGGGCCTGGCCGGCTGGATCGCGGTGCGCTCGGTGCGCACCGCCCGGACCGCGGAGCTGATCCGTGCCTGA
- a CDS encoding quinone oxidoreductase family protein encodes MRAAEIRAAGGSPVVTDRPVPEPGAGEVAVSVTAAPITPLDLLCASGTSYFGRPETPYVPGVQGVGVLTRPTPTEPAGTPVWFATTAGMRPGDGSMAEHAVAAPGDLVILPSGADHALVAALGLSAVAAWMCLTWKGNLIPGETVLVLGAGGVVGQSAVQLARVAGAGHVVACARSDAALERARRLGADSVVRLAEHDDVESLARRLGDVPVDLVIDPVSGIPAAAALRTLRPGGRLVNLGGAAGDECPVSSAVLRSRSLHIHGYTNNELDADRRREALLTVVGHAMSGTLTVDYERVPLTEAAGAWTRPGRIVLVP; translated from the coding sequence GTGCGCGCGGCGGAGATCCGGGCGGCGGGCGGTTCCCCGGTGGTGACCGACCGGCCGGTGCCCGAGCCCGGGGCGGGCGAGGTCGCGGTGAGCGTCACGGCGGCGCCGATCACCCCGCTCGACCTGCTCTGCGCGTCCGGTACGTCCTACTTCGGCCGGCCCGAGACGCCTTACGTGCCGGGAGTCCAGGGGGTCGGCGTGCTGACCCGCCCGACGCCGACCGAGCCGGCCGGCACCCCGGTCTGGTTCGCCACGACCGCGGGCATGCGGCCCGGGGACGGCAGCATGGCCGAGCACGCCGTCGCCGCGCCGGGCGATCTCGTCATCCTGCCGTCCGGGGCGGACCACGCGCTCGTGGCGGCGCTCGGGCTGTCGGCGGTGGCGGCCTGGATGTGCTTGACCTGGAAGGGAAACCTCATCCCCGGCGAGACCGTGCTCGTCCTCGGCGCCGGCGGCGTGGTCGGCCAGTCGGCCGTGCAGCTGGCCCGCGTGGCCGGGGCCGGCCACGTCGTCGCGTGCGCGCGCTCGGACGCCGCGTTGGAGCGGGCCCGGCGGCTCGGCGCGGACAGCGTGGTGCGGCTGGCCGAGCACGACGACGTCGAAAGCCTGGCGCGGCGGCTCGGCGACGTCCCGGTCGACCTGGTGATCGACCCGGTGTCCGGGATCCCGGCCGCGGCGGCGCTGCGCACGCTGCGCCCGGGCGGGCGGCTGGTGAACCTCGGCGGCGCGGCCGGCGACGAGTGCCCGGTGTCCTCGGCCGTGCTGCGCAGCAGGTCGCTGCACATCCACGGCTACACGAACAACGAGCTCGACGCCGACCGCCGCCGCGAAGCGCTGCTCACGGTGGTGGGGCACGCGATGTCCGGGACGCTCACCGTCGACTACGAGCGCGTCCCGCTGACCGAAGCCGCCGGCGCGTGGACCCGGCCGGGCCGGATCGTGCTGGTGCCCTGA
- a CDS encoding CaiB/BaiF CoA transferase family protein, with translation MEHSAAGPLSGLLVADFSRVLAGPYATMLLADLGAEVVKVEGPQGDETRTWMPPVRGDVSTYYLGVNRGKRSIALDLREEADAAVARELAARADVVIENFKPGGLAKYGLDYDAVKTANPGSVYASISGFGSGEGRHVPGYDLMVQAISGLMSLTGDPDGPPYRAGISVFDVMAGNHAVIGILAALRHRDATGEGQHVEVNLLSSALTGLVNHSSAYVAGGVVPYRMGNAHPSVFPYEPLPTADHDLIVAAANDGQFRRLCEVLGLPDVPDDPRFARNADRTKNREELRPLLVERLAERGAVEWFDALTKVGVPCGPINTIDGGFAMAERFGLDPIVEVGDGDRAVPTTRHPIRFSATPAAYRLPPPELDEHGAELRAWLTETTDD, from the coding sequence GTGGAACACAGCGCAGCCGGCCCGTTGTCCGGGCTGCTGGTCGCGGACTTCTCCCGGGTGCTCGCCGGGCCCTACGCCACCATGCTGCTCGCCGATCTGGGTGCCGAGGTCGTCAAGGTCGAAGGGCCGCAGGGCGACGAGACGCGCACGTGGATGCCGCCGGTGCGCGGGGACGTTTCGACGTACTACCTCGGCGTGAACCGCGGGAAGCGCTCCATCGCGCTCGACCTGCGCGAGGAGGCCGACGCCGCCGTCGCCCGCGAGCTGGCGGCCCGCGCGGACGTGGTGATCGAGAACTTCAAGCCCGGCGGCCTGGCCAAGTACGGCCTGGACTACGACGCCGTCAAGACGGCCAACCCCGGCAGCGTCTACGCCTCGATCAGCGGCTTCGGCTCGGGTGAAGGACGGCACGTGCCCGGCTACGACCTGATGGTGCAGGCGATCTCGGGGCTGATGAGCCTGACCGGCGACCCGGACGGCCCGCCGTACCGGGCCGGGATCTCGGTCTTCGACGTGATGGCGGGCAACCACGCGGTGATCGGCATCCTCGCCGCGCTGCGCCACCGCGACGCGACCGGCGAGGGACAGCACGTCGAGGTCAATCTGCTGTCTTCGGCGTTGACCGGGCTGGTCAACCACAGCTCGGCCTACGTCGCCGGCGGGGTGGTGCCGTACCGGATGGGCAACGCGCACCCCAGCGTCTTCCCCTACGAGCCGTTGCCCACCGCCGACCACGACCTGATCGTCGCCGCGGCCAACGACGGGCAGTTCCGCCGGCTGTGCGAAGTCCTCGGGCTGCCGGACGTCCCGGACGACCCGCGCTTCGCCCGCAACGCCGACCGCACGAAGAACCGCGAGGAGCTCCGGCCGCTCCTGGTCGAGCGCCTCGCGGAACGCGGCGCGGTGGAGTGGTTCGACGCGCTGACGAAGGTCGGCGTCCCGTGTGGACCGATCAACACCATCGACGGCGGCTTCGCGATGGCCGAGCGCTTCGGGCTCGACCCGATCGTCGAGGTCGGCGACGGCGACCGCGCCGTCCCCACCACCCGCCACCCGATCCGGTTCTCCGCCACCCCCGCCGCCTACCGGCTCCCGCCGCCGGAGCTCGACGAACACGGCGCCGAACTGCGCGCCTGGCTCACGGAGACCACGGATGACTGA
- a CDS encoding amidohydrolase family protein, producing the protein MSGSIVLRGGTVLTLDDDHRVLPGEDVLVTGDEIAAIGPALEVPAGTTEIDAAGGIVMPGMIDTHRHLWQTAMRGYGADWTLTQYFVWYYLEWGKVFRPEDIHAGNLLGAWEALEAGVTTTVDWSHGLQTTQHADAAADALDAVPGRFVLAYGNIQDAPATWTATPEFRDFVSRRTGGDLGFQLAFDVTGDPAFPEKPAFEVARELGVPVTTHAGVWGATGDEGIKLMHDHGFMTPETIYVHSASLSADSYHRIAATGGSASVSTESEQSAGQGYPSTWALRQYGIPVSLSMDTSVWWSGDLFSAMRTTLGADRSREHLEAHAKGETVTHAALRAEQVVEWATRGGAAALGRSDIGSLEVGKKADVVLLKNDHSPVSFPLLNPYGHVVFQAQRGDVHTVLVNGRVVKRDGRLAGVDLPAVRRQVEETVGYLRGQLGEEAWLKGMNPDVPETKILDNPYTYTDYQSDTTHGG; encoded by the coding sequence ATGTCCGGATCGATCGTCCTGCGGGGCGGCACCGTACTGACCCTCGACGACGACCACCGGGTGCTGCCCGGCGAAGACGTCCTGGTCACCGGCGACGAGATCGCCGCGATCGGCCCGGCCCTCGAAGTGCCGGCGGGAACGACCGAGATCGACGCCGCGGGCGGCATCGTCATGCCGGGGATGATCGACACGCACCGGCACCTGTGGCAGACGGCCATGCGCGGCTACGGCGCCGACTGGACGCTCACGCAGTACTTCGTCTGGTACTACCTCGAATGGGGCAAGGTGTTCCGCCCCGAAGACATCCACGCGGGCAACCTGCTCGGCGCGTGGGAAGCGCTCGAGGCGGGCGTCACGACCACCGTGGACTGGTCCCACGGCCTGCAGACCACCCAGCACGCCGATGCGGCGGCCGACGCGCTCGACGCCGTGCCCGGCCGGTTCGTGCTGGCCTACGGCAACATCCAGGACGCCCCGGCGACGTGGACGGCCACCCCCGAGTTCCGCGACTTCGTCTCCCGGCGCACGGGCGGCGACCTGGGCTTCCAGCTCGCGTTCGACGTCACCGGCGACCCGGCGTTCCCGGAGAAGCCGGCCTTCGAGGTGGCGCGCGAGCTGGGCGTGCCGGTGACCACGCACGCGGGCGTCTGGGGCGCGACCGGCGACGAGGGCATCAAGCTGATGCACGACCACGGCTTCATGACCCCGGAGACGATCTACGTCCACAGCGCGTCCCTCTCGGCGGACTCCTACCACCGGATCGCGGCGACCGGCGGGTCGGCGTCGGTCTCGACGGAGAGCGAGCAGAGCGCGGGCCAGGGCTACCCGTCCACGTGGGCCCTGCGGCAGTACGGGATCCCGGTGTCGCTGTCGATGGACACGTCGGTCTGGTGGAGCGGCGACCTGTTCTCGGCGATGCGCACGACCCTGGGCGCGGACCGGTCGCGTGAGCACCTGGAGGCGCACGCGAAGGGCGAGACGGTGACGCACGCGGCGCTGCGGGCCGAGCAGGTGGTGGAGTGGGCCACCCGCGGCGGCGCCGCGGCGCTGGGCCGCTCGGACATCGGCAGCCTCGAGGTGGGCAAGAAGGCGGACGTGGTGCTGCTGAAGAACGACCACTCCCCGGTGTCGTTCCCGCTGCTGAACCCGTACGGCCACGTGGTGTTCCAGGCCCAGCGCGGCGACGTCCACACGGTCCTGGTGAACGGCAGGGTGGTCAAGCGCGACGGCCGCCTGGCCGGCGTGGACCTCCCCGCGGTCCGGCGGCAGGTCGAGGAGACAGTCGGGTACCTGCGCGGGCAGCTGGGGGAGGAGGCGTGGCTGAAGGGGATGAACCCGGACGTCCCGGAGACGAAGATCCTCGACAACCCATACACGTACACGGACTACCAGAGCGACACCACCCACGGCGGCTGA
- a CDS encoding citryl-CoA lyase encodes MTDPAYETALGSSTKDKITLLGQDLAEDVMGTVGFGELAFWLATQRRPSPGETRVFEAVLAALADHGFTPTAIVTRLTYLSAPDSVQGALAAGLLGGGSRFLGVTEDCGRFLHDVLATAERPTDEAGWDALALETVENRRAEKKFVPGLGHHVHKDGDPRTRRLFEIADEEGLRGPHLELFAAIGRVHPQVLGKTLPLNGAGVCGAALADLALPLELLRGFALLARTAGLIGQLAEELRHPVANDIFLSVDLNNRPVPPDPQR; translated from the coding sequence ATGACTGACCCTGCTTACGAAACGGCGCTCGGATCGTCCACGAAGGACAAGATCACCCTGCTCGGCCAGGACCTCGCCGAGGACGTCATGGGCACCGTCGGCTTCGGCGAGCTGGCCTTCTGGCTCGCGACGCAACGCCGTCCGTCCCCCGGGGAGACCCGGGTCTTCGAAGCGGTGCTGGCCGCGCTCGCCGACCACGGCTTCACCCCGACCGCGATCGTCACCCGGCTGACCTACCTGTCCGCGCCCGACTCCGTCCAGGGCGCGCTGGCCGCCGGCCTGCTCGGCGGCGGGTCGCGTTTCCTCGGCGTCACCGAGGACTGCGGCCGGTTCCTGCACGACGTCCTCGCCACCGCCGAGCGGCCGACGGACGAGGCGGGCTGGGACGCACTCGCCCTCGAGACCGTCGAAAACCGCCGGGCCGAAAAGAAGTTCGTCCCCGGGCTCGGGCACCACGTGCACAAGGACGGCGACCCGCGGACCCGGCGGCTGTTCGAGATCGCCGACGAAGAGGGCCTGCGCGGCCCGCACCTGGAGCTGTTCGCCGCCATCGGCCGCGTGCACCCGCAGGTGCTGGGGAAGACGCTGCCGCTCAACGGCGCCGGCGTCTGCGGGGCCGCGCTGGCCGACCTCGCGCTGCCGCTGGAGCTGCTGCGCGGGTTCGCGCTGCTGGCCCGGACCGCGGGGCTCATCGGCCAGCTCGCCGAGGAGCTGCGCCACCCGGTCGCGAACGACATCTTCCTGTCGGTCGACCTGAACAACCGGCCGGTCCCCCCGGACCCGCAACGCTGA
- a CDS encoding carboxymuconolactone decarboxylase family protein: MPHIPLDPQLPGIRALMAYRPETAVPLNHLAQTLLRGPSTLTIGERELIAAVVSNGNECRFCHGSHAAAAAETLEGGRPVVDAACAGVDDAPVSEKIKALLRIALATRETGRAVTEELVAAARTEGATDLELHDTVLIAAAFCMYNRYVDGLATIAPEDPAAYEQMGKVLAAEGYGR, translated from the coding sequence ATGCCGCACATCCCGCTCGACCCCCAGCTACCCGGGATCCGGGCGCTGATGGCCTACCGCCCGGAGACCGCGGTGCCGCTGAACCACCTGGCACAGACCCTCCTGCGCGGGCCGAGCACGCTGACGATCGGCGAGCGCGAGCTGATCGCGGCCGTGGTGTCGAACGGCAACGAATGCCGCTTCTGCCACGGCAGCCACGCCGCCGCCGCGGCCGAAACCCTCGAAGGCGGCCGCCCGGTGGTGGACGCGGCGTGCGCCGGCGTCGACGACGCTCCCGTCTCGGAGAAGATCAAGGCCCTGTTGCGGATCGCACTCGCGACCCGCGAGACCGGCCGCGCGGTCACCGAGGAGCTCGTCGCCGCGGCCCGCACCGAAGGGGCGACGGACCTCGAACTGCACGACACCGTGCTCATCGCGGCGGCGTTCTGCATGTACAACCGCTACGTCGACGGACTGGCCACCATCGCGCCGGAGGACCCGGCGGCCTACGAGCAGATGGGGAAGGTGCTGGCCGCCGAGGGCTACGGCCGCTGA
- a CDS encoding ABC transporter ATP-binding protein, whose translation MTESLLEAVGLRRSFTHPSGDIEVLRGLELRVGAGELVTVSGRSGSGKSALLALLCGFDSPDSGCVLLDGVPISGAPPWHTCAVLPQALGLANELTIAENVALPLRLRSDVPRPSPAAIHERVTELLGELGIGELGDRYPLEVSFGQQQRVALARAVAGRPRVLLTDEPTAHLDAGSTPRVLRLLRRCASEGAAVIVATHDDEVHRIADRRVRLLDGVLTALLD comes from the coding sequence GTGACCGAGTCCCTCCTGGAAGCCGTCGGCCTGCGCCGCAGCTTCACCCACCCCAGCGGGGACATCGAGGTCCTGCGCGGGCTCGAACTGCGCGTCGGCGCCGGCGAGCTCGTCACGGTCTCGGGCCGCTCCGGTTCCGGCAAGAGCGCCCTGCTGGCACTGCTGTGCGGGTTCGACTCCCCCGACTCCGGCTGCGTGCTGCTCGACGGCGTCCCGATCAGCGGCGCCCCACCGTGGCACACCTGCGCCGTCCTGCCGCAGGCCCTCGGGCTCGCCAACGAGCTGACGATCGCCGAGAACGTCGCCCTCCCGCTGCGGCTGCGCTCGGACGTCCCCCGCCCCTCCCCCGCGGCGATCCACGAGCGGGTCACCGAACTCCTCGGCGAACTGGGCATCGGCGAACTCGGCGACCGCTACCCCCTCGAAGTCTCCTTCGGCCAGCAACAGCGCGTCGCCCTGGCCCGCGCGGTCGCCGGCCGGCCCCGGGTCCTGCTCACCGACGAACCGACCGCCCACCTGGACGCCGGCAGCACACCCCGGGTCCTGCGGCTGCTGCGCCGCTGCGCGTCCGAAGGCGCGGCCGTGATCGTCGCGACCCACGACGACGAAGTGCACCGCATCGCCGACCGCCGCGTCCGCCTCCTCGACGGAGTGCTCACCGCGCTGCTGGACTAA
- a CDS encoding dioxygenase family protein, producing the protein MQLVTEDNITELAAQRWASAHDPRTAQVMAALVRHLHAFAREVRLSETEWMAAMRWLAETGQISDEKREEFILASDVLGLSMLVVQMNHAFDAEATPATVLGPFHIDGSPEKEFGGDMSDGLPGTPLYITGTVTGLDGSPVTGAVLDVWQADEEGAYESQIPDIDEARLRAKYATRADGTYCLRTIAPKGYSIPMDGPVGTLIRGTDISHFRPAHVHFLINAAGYEPLITHLFQEGAEYLDSDVVFGTKQELVVSFEHREPGPTPDGGESAQPWLEAHYDFVLQPV; encoded by the coding sequence ATGCAGCTCGTCACCGAGGACAACATCACCGAGCTCGCCGCGCAGCGCTGGGCGAGCGCGCACGATCCGCGCACGGCGCAGGTCATGGCCGCTCTCGTCCGGCACCTGCACGCCTTCGCCCGCGAGGTGCGGCTGAGCGAGACCGAGTGGATGGCGGCCATGCGGTGGCTGGCCGAAACCGGGCAGATCAGCGACGAGAAGCGCGAGGAGTTCATCCTGGCCTCCGACGTGCTCGGCCTGAGCATGCTGGTGGTGCAGATGAACCACGCCTTCGACGCCGAAGCGACCCCGGCCACCGTGCTCGGCCCGTTCCACATCGACGGTTCGCCGGAGAAGGAGTTCGGCGGCGACATGTCCGACGGCCTGCCCGGCACGCCGCTGTACATCACCGGCACCGTCACCGGGCTCGACGGCTCCCCCGTCACCGGCGCGGTCCTCGACGTCTGGCAGGCCGACGAAGAAGGCGCGTACGAGTCGCAGATCCCGGACATCGACGAAGCCCGGTTGCGCGCGAAGTACGCCACCCGCGCGGACGGGACCTACTGCCTGCGCACGATCGCGCCCAAGGGCTACTCGATCCCGATGGACGGCCCGGTCGGCACGCTCATCCGCGGCACCGACATCAGCCACTTCCGCCCGGCCCACGTGCACTTCCTGATCAACGCGGCCGGCTACGAGCCGCTGATCACGCACCTGTTCCAGGAGGGCGCCGAATACCTCGACAGCGACGTCGTGTTCGGCACCAAGCAGGAGCTGGTCGTGTCGTTCGAGCACCGCGAACCCGGGCCGACGCCCGACGGCGGCGAGTCGGCACAGCCGTGGCTCGAGGCGCATTACGACTTCGTCCTCCAGCCCGTCTGA
- a CDS encoding ABC transporter ATP-binding protein: MPDKPIFSLRGIGVDYPTPAGIVTGVDDVTFDVPARGMTVFAGPSGSGKSTLLRVLGLFEQPARGTLTFQGADVRKLKHRERRALRRHHLGLVFQNPSDNLLGYLSVAENLRAAAEAAGTDCAADDILGQLGLHGTGDWKISALSGGQQQRLAFGCVLAARSTVILADEPTSQLDEASADLVLDTLQYLVDQDFAVLVASHDERLIDLGVRVARLHKGTLEGIEEREPQP, encoded by the coding sequence GTGCCTGACAAACCGATCTTCTCCCTCCGCGGCATCGGCGTCGACTACCCGACCCCGGCCGGGATCGTCACCGGCGTCGACGACGTCACCTTCGACGTCCCCGCACGCGGCATGACCGTCTTCGCCGGGCCGTCCGGCTCCGGGAAGTCGACCCTGCTGCGCGTGCTGGGCCTGTTCGAACAGCCCGCCCGCGGCACGCTGACGTTCCAAGGCGCCGACGTCCGCAAGCTCAAGCACCGCGAACGGCGCGCGCTGCGACGCCACCACCTCGGACTGGTGTTCCAGAACCCGTCCGACAACCTGCTCGGCTACCTGTCGGTGGCCGAGAACCTGCGTGCCGCGGCCGAAGCCGCCGGAACCGACTGCGCCGCCGACGACATCCTCGGACAGCTCGGCCTGCACGGCACCGGCGACTGGAAGATCTCCGCGCTCTCGGGCGGGCAGCAGCAACGGCTCGCCTTCGGATGCGTACTCGCCGCGCGCTCGACGGTGATCCTCGCCGACGAACCGACCTCCCAGCTGGACGAAGCGTCGGCCGACCTCGTACTGGACACGCTGCAGTACCTGGTGGACCAGGACTTCGCAGTACTGGTCGCCTCGCACGACGAACGCCTCATCGACCTCGGCGTGCGCGTGGCCCGGCTGCACAAGGGCACGCTCGAAGGCATCGAAGAACGGGAGCCCCAGCCGTGA